The following coding sequences are from one Phyllostomus discolor isolate MPI-MPIP mPhyDis1 chromosome 11, mPhyDis1.pri.v3, whole genome shotgun sequence window:
- the HTR2A gene encoding 5-hydroxytryptamine receptor 2A isoform X2, producing MHLCAISLDRYVAIQNPIHHSRFNSRTKAFLKIIAVWTISVGISMPIPVFGLQDDSKVFKEGSCLLADDNFVLIGSFVSFFIPLTIMVITYFLTIRSLQKEATLCLSDPGARAKLPSFSFLPQSSLSSEKLFQRSTQREPGGAHGRRTMQSISNEQKACKVLGIVFFLFVVMWCPFFITNIMAVMCKESCNERVLAALLNVFVWIGYLSSAVNPLVYTLFNKTYRSAFSRYIQCQYKENKKPLQLILVNTIPALAYKSSQLQRGRRNSSKKDPKTTENDCTTMVPLGQQNAEAAPTDGAGTVNEKVSCV from the exons ATGCACCTCTGCGCCATCTCGCTGGACCGCTACGTGGCCATCCAGAACCCCATCCACCACAGCCGCTTCAATTCCAGGACGAAGGCATTCCTGAAGATCATCGCTGTTTGGACCATATCCGTAG GTATCTCCATGCCGATACCCGTCTTCGGGCTTCAGGACGATTCCAAGGTCTTTAAAGAAGGGAGCTGCCTCCTCGCCGACGATAACTTTGTCCTGATCGGCTCCTTCGTCTCGTTTTTCATCCCCTTAACCATCATGGTAATCACCTACTTTCTAACGATCAGGTCGCTGCAGAAGGAAGCCACTCTGTGCCTGAGTGACCCGGGCGCACGCGCCAAGCTGCCTTCGTTCAGCTTCCTGCCGCAGAGCTCGCTGTCGTCCGAGAAGCTCTTCCAGCGGTCCACGCAGCGGGAGCCCGGGGGCGCCCACGGCCGGAGGACGATGCAGTCCATCAGCAACGAGCAGAAGGCCTGCAAGGTGCTGGGCATCGTCTTCTTCCTCTTCGTGGTCATGTGGTGCCCCTTCTTCATCACCAACATCATGGCCGTCATGTGCAAGGAGTCGTGCAACGAGCGCGTCCTCGCCGCCCTGCTCAACGTGTTCGTGTGGATCGGGTACCTGTCCTCGGCGGTGAACCCGCTGGTGTACACGCTGTTCAACAAGACCTACCGCTCGGCCTTCTCGCGCTACATTCAGTGCCAGTACAAGGAGAACAAAAAACCCTTGCAGCTGATTTTGGTGAACACCATCCCGGCCTTGGCCTACAAATCGAGCCAGCTCCAGAGGGGGCGGAGAAACAGCTCCAAGAAAGACCCCAAGACCACCGAGAATGACTGCACCACCATGGTCCCTCTGGGACAGCAGAACGCGGAGGCTGCCCCCACGGACGGTGCCGGCACAGTGAACGAGAAGGTGAGCTGTGTGTGA